One genomic segment of Chelmon rostratus isolate fCheRos1 chromosome 22, fCheRos1.pri, whole genome shotgun sequence includes these proteins:
- the LOC121625945 gene encoding proline-rich protein 36: MSTCQLTSDPRTMDLRLQANPQLHYRVNGGAGRNSRPGEDDALQFLSQEEQECLQFFEETIDSLEDSLEENNRRPGQVKPPASSSSPVEEVDGPLCSSPNTSVIVSSLLARHPSPKDQDIIDLVRPEPDLVQTKDSSFNPTSPDFQSMMPTPESHFEIKPRRDPMDSLPSEYNPALPSGSYGLTDSHPSYHPPGSIPTPVLIAQKIAENQAGGTSNFMPSSVLRQSSTESEKSPSYSTDLPVKHGPPTSTKPTRFPANISVILGNKEHQTQSLANVNIQERQAQMLANLTGSHPLLQEDPQPVMEQKARNVPRRSISFKDPTPDKSRMEALSKLGLTRNRAMSGGMSLLVTPDSTSPDPLTGAETSAKPLEASVPPTTEISTKLPEANVTPPRQSQIYMDRKSEILRTNSLKSREYRNPQPSPSPPAVTQSSYYPPPLETKAPVSPPPEVTSLEFNSYGGKSIVVNPSASSRSEPATPPATVEPKVLPPVLANPSEFNNYGGKTKVMIPVPAGTRSDLPDILSSHIDKSQTFPAKSELLPTELNSYGGKSLTINPSTGLNRPSKSPARNLKAPAPTPATRPPRHSYHGAVSPQKAAERALSPDHKRRSGSMFRPQGITVQFSGRGATDDSRREALRKLGLLKES; the protein is encoded by the exons ATGTCCACATgccagctgacctctgaccctcgCACCATGGACCTCCGTCTGCAGGCCAACCCTCAGCTCCACTACAGGGTCAACGGGGGCGCCGGCCGAAACTCCAGGCCAGGC GAAGACGATGCGCTGCAGTTTCTGAGCCAGGAGGAGCAAGAGTGCCTGCAGTTCTTCGAGGAAACAATCGACTCATTGGAGGATAGTCTAGAGGAGAACAACCGGAGGCCTGGCCAGGTGAAGCCCCCCGCAAGTAGCAGCAGTCCTGTCGAAGAGGTTGATGGACCCCTATGTTCAAGTCCCAACACAAGTGTCATTGTGTCCTCCCTCCTGGCCAGACATCCGAGTCCCAAAGACCAAGATATTATAGACCTGGTCCGCCCGGAACCGGATTTGGTGCAGACCAAAGACTCAAGCTTCAATCCCACCAGTCCAG ATTTTCAGAGTATGATGCCAACTCCTGAAAGCCACTTCGAGATAAAGCCAAGACGTGATCCAATGGACAGCTTGCCATCAGAGTACAACCCTGCTTTACCAAGTGGCAGTTATGGGCTGACAGACAGCCACCCCTCCTACCACCCTCCAGGAAGTATCCCCACCCCAGTCCTGATTGCGCAGAAGATAGCCGAGAACCAGGCAGGTGGAACCTCAAACTTCATGCCTTCCTCCGTCCTCCGCCAGTCCAGCACAGAGTCCGAAAAGTCACCGAGCTACAGCACCGATCTTCCTGTTAAACACGGTCCTCCTACCTCTACTAAGCCTACCCGCTTTCCTGCCAACATCAGTGTGATCCTCGGCAACAAGGAACACCAGACCCAGTCACTGGCTAATGTGAACATCCAGGAGAGACAGGCGCAGATGCTGGCAAATCTCACAGGGTCACACCCTCTGCTGCAGGAAGATCCTCAGCCAGTCATGGAACAAAAGGCTCGAAATGTACCCAGACGCAGCATTTCCTTCAAGGACCCCACACCGGACAAATCAAGGATGGAGGCCCTGTCGAAGCTGGGCCTGACCAGAAATCGAGCCATGTCTGGAGGTATGTCGCTCCTCGTCACCCCTGACAGCACCTCTCCGGATCCTCTCACAGGCGCAGAAACAAGTGCCAAACCTCTGGAGGCTAGTGTTCCCCCGACAACAGAAATTAGCACCAAACTGCCAGAAGCCAATGTTACGCCACCACGTCAGAGCCAGATTTACATGGACAGAAAATCAGAGATCCTGCGGACAAATTCCCTCAAGAGCCGTGAATATAGAAACCCCCAACCGAGCCCCTCACCTCCAGCAGTCACACAGAGCAGCTACTACCCACCTCCATTGGAAACCAAGGCACCTGTCTCCCCTCCACCTGAGGTCACCTCACTGGAATTTAACAGCTATGGAGGGAAATCTATAGTGGTCAACCCATCTGCTTCCTCCAGGAGTGAACCTGCAACCCCTCCAGCAACCGTTGAACCCAAAGTCCTTCCACCTGTGCTGGCTAATCCCAGTGAGTTCAACAATTATGGTGGAAAAACCAAAGTCATGATCCCTGTTCCAGCGGGGACCAGGAGCGACCTACCCGACATCCTCAGCTCCCATATAGACAAGAGTCAAACCTTTCCTGCCAAATCAGAGCTGCTACCCACTGAGCTCAACAGTTATGGAGGAAAGAGTCTAACCATCAACCCCTCCACTGGGTTGAATCGCCCTTCAAAGAGCCCAGCAAGGAATTTGAAAGCTCCGGCCCCGACCCCAGCCACAAGACCTCCAAGGCACTCTTACCACGGCGCTGTTAGTCCCCAGAAAGCAGCAGAGCGTGCCTTGTCCCCTGATCACAAGCGGAGATCTGGCTCCATGTTTCGTCCCCAAGGCATCACTGTGCAGTTTTCTGGACGGGGGGCGACGGACGACTCGCGCCGAGAGGCGTTGCGGAAGCTGGGGCTACTGAAAGAGTCTTGA